In Penicillium oxalicum strain HP7-1 chromosome I, whole genome shotgun sequence, a single window of DNA contains:
- a CDS encoding ATPase WRNIP1, whose product MVFCPICEKPVSSLKINDHIDSACQSFVEEPSSSPTDQQSAPKAPVPSIFQPPSARRTQNQPGLAEETPSRSGTHTRTLNGKRSFGQDSPLSQQQNKVKLSGEEAGEPQPKRPKINAFKNAAPLAERMRPKTLDEVCGQELVGPNGILRGLIEQDRVPSMILWGSAGTGKTTIARVVASMVGSRFVEINSTSSGVAECKKIFGEARSELGLTGRKTIIFCDEIHRFSKSQQDVFLGPVESGQVTLIGATTENPSFKVQNALLSRCRTFTLSKLTDEDIISILQRALKTEGPNYAPSELVDDELISYLARFADGDARTSLNLLELAMDLSKRPGMTKEDIKSALTKTLVYDRAGDQHYDTISAFHKSIRGSDPDAALYYLSRMIQSGEDPLYIARRLIVVASEDIGLADNTMLTLAISTHSAVEKIGLPEARINLAHATVAMALSKKSTRAYRGLNNAFAALNEPGIAGLPIPIHLRNAPTKLMKELGYGKEYKYNPNYIDGEVQQDYLPEKLLGRTFLEDLDLGTTRDPDLR is encoded by the coding sequence ATGGTTTTCTGTCCAATATGCGAGAAGCCGGTCTCCTCGCTGAAAATCAATGACCACATCGATTCGGCGTGCCAAAGCTTCGTGGAGgagccatcttcctctccgACGGATCAACAATCAGCTCCCAAAGCACCAGTCCCGAGTATTTTCCAGCCGCCGTCCGCCAGAAGAACTCAAAATCAACCCGGCCTTGCCGAAGAGACTCCCTCGCGTTCAGGGACGCATACCCGAACGCTCAATGGCAAAAGATCATTTGGACAGGACTCGCCGCTGTCCCAACAACAGAATAAAGTGAAGCTCTCAGGCGAAGAAGCTGGTGAACCTCAGCCCAAGCGGCCCAAAATCAATGCCTTCAAAAATGCCGCCCCGCTAGCTGAGAGAATGCGTCCAAAGACGCTGGATGAGGTGTGTGGACAGGAGCTTGTTGGGCCGAATGGGATTCTTCGGGGCCTCATCGAGCAAGATCGGGTGCCAAGCATGATTCTATGGGGAAGTGCAGGCACAGGGAAGACAACGATTGCACGCGTGGTGGCCTCGATGGTCGGGAGCCGCTTTGTCGAGATCAACAGTACGAGTTCCGGTGTGGCTGAGTGCAAGAAAATATTCGGCGAGGCTCGGAGCGAGCTTGGCCTCACCGGCAGGAAAACAATCATCTTTTGTGATGAAATTCACCGATTTTCCAAATCACAGCAGGATGTCTTTCTGGGTCCCGTCGAAAGTGGACAGGTCACTTTGATAGGTGCTACCACTGAGAATCCCTCATTCAAGGTCCAAAACGCACTGCTTTCTCGCTGCCGCACATTTACGCTCTCGAAGCTGACTGACGAGGATATCATCTCAATTCTGCAAAGAGCCCTCAAGACGGAAGGGCCAAACTATGCGCCATCAGAGCTCGTCGACGACGAATTAATATCTTACCTTGCTCGATTTGCGGATGGCGATGCTCGGACGTCATTGAACCTCCTTGAGCTTGCGATGGATTTGTCGAAACGTCCTGGCATGACCAAAGAAGACATCAAGTCGGCATTGACCAAAACGTTGGTCTATGACCGCGCTGGTGACCAACACTACGATACGATCTCCGCTTTTCACAAGTCCATCCGAGGGAGTGATCCGGACGCAGCGCTCTACTACCTATCACGCATGATCCAGTCCGGTGAAGATCCGCTGTATATTGCTCGAAGGTTGATAGTCGTTGCATCTGAGGATATTGGCCTGGCCGACAATACGATGCTAACATTGGCCATTTCGACTCACTCCGCCGTTGAAAAAATTGGCCTGCCGGAGGCTCGTATCAACTTGGCACATGCAACCGTGGCAATGGCCCTTTCGAAAAAGAGCACCAGGGCTTACCGCGGTCTCAACAATGCGTTTGCTGCTCTCAATGAACCGGGCATTGCAGGACTGCCTATCCCGATTCACTTGAGAAATGCCCCGACCAAGCTGATGAAGGAACTTGGTTATGGTAAAGAATACAAGTACAATCCAAATTACATAGATGGCGAAGTGCAGCAGGACTATCTTCCCGAGAAGCTTTTAGGACGAACATTTTTGGAAGATTTGGACCTTGGAACGACGCGCGACCCGGACCTGCGCTAA